Sequence from the Panicum virgatum strain AP13 chromosome 5N, P.virgatum_v5, whole genome shotgun sequence genome:
GCGGGGGAACCCAGCACCGGCGAGGCAGGTTTAACTGCCGCCAGCAACACCTCCTTGAACGTCGGCAGGGAGATGCCGCCGCCAGACTTTCCGGACGGCGGGGTATCGCGACACCAATGTTGCGCCTTGCCGCGGCTAGACTGAGTGACGGGGGAGGGGGGATCCTagacgccgggatggtgaagtGGGACGGAAGGGTGGCCGCCGGGctcggggtgagcggcggcgggcggctggtGGCTGGGCTAAAGGCgtcggggaggggagggggcgggaaAGGCGAAGCGGTCGCCATCAAAACCGCTATGAAATAGAAAATAATATCCCTTCAGAAGGGGCATAAGGTAAGATTTTAAGAGCCACAATTTAATACTATAATTATGCATAGAGTTATGTGGCAGAGTTTGATCCCGACTCATGGGCAAATGAATTACTATTTGTTGTTTTTAGCTCCTCAACAGTAGATAATTCCAGTGATACTCTACAGGATAATTTCATCATACCAATCTACaacaaagaaaaaggatgactCAAAAGATTGTTACCACACATTTACCTGCTGCAGAAGCATCATTGGGAGGTCTTCCAAATCACAATTGTAACTATTTATTAAACGTCCATTAGATGGTTTCCCAGTCAATGATCCAGCAATGCTTGGAGAGCCCTCTCCCATTAAACTAATTTGGCCATCTTTCAAGATCACCTTCGTATTAAATTGTGACCTGGATTTGTATTTAGGCTCGTTATTATCTGAAGGCTTTGTGATTCGATCAGCAGCCAGGATAGGCTGAGGAACTTTCAAGCAGAGAGACCACGAAGATGTTCGAGAATGCCATGTAGGAAGAGAACAGAGATGAAGATAATGAACCCTACTGACCTGCATTAGAGAAAGGAAGTTAGAATGCCAGTCTAAACCCAAATTATGTCACTACTAGTTAACAACTGTAGAGTAATCATACCACACTCTCCAGCTCCAAATGTACTTTATTAGAAAATATCTTGTGAGCCACTGTCATGCAGAAATGACCGAGCAGGCCACATTCTTCAGGAGCAGCCTGAGCAGGACTCTGGTAGCGAACAACAAGACGTGATTTCTCCCTGATTTTTCTTACAATGTTTGCATGGAACATATGTAACAAGTAAATTTCTAAACTTTTTGGATTAGGAAATCCTCTCAAATCCTTGTTTGAAAAATAATGCTTCCCATTTACAGTGGCTACTGCAAGATTTCCAGAATACTCCGAGTCCATATGATCTTCCTGACCTACTGTTTCTGAGTCGCTATTCTGTCCAGAGGGCACAAGTGAAAGacacaacgaacactcctggCCAATCGCTAACTGGAGAAAATCTTCGCACATTCCAGTAACATTGATGCCTTGAGATTGGGTAAATGTCTCGCGGATCACCATATCAAATACCTACATGACATATGTACTAAATTAAGTGTGATGGTACAGATACATAAATAAAGCCAAACAGCACAAAGGAGATTCAATGATTCTTTTCTATCCATGCTGCTTCAGTTAGTCAGAAGATAAATTTGCAAGAACTCATAGGCATTTAACCCACCTGCTCCTCAAATATGGTCTTGTGGATGTCACGAAGGATGGAATGTGCTTGTTTAACAGACTTATTGACATCATCATTCTCCAAAGCATCCTTTTCAGCTTCAGAAGAAGTGCTGCTTAAAGTaccttctttctttttgctggCCCTGCCTTCTGCACTATTGGTGCTATCTCCATAAAATTGAAGGCTCAAGGAACGGAAAGACTTCTGTGGAATTTGTACAGATAAAGTGCCTGAAGAGTCTTGATCAATTGGAACTAAAGATAATGGGGATATCCGAGGCATTGTCGTTGTGTCTAACTGATAACTATCGACTAGATCAAACATGAAACCCTCGCTTCCTGGACCGCTCCCAACAACGCGTTGCCGCTTCACCTTCCAGTTCTGCTGCAGTCTGTGGATCCATCAGCACGTATGTCAAAAGCTTCGATTTTAAAGagtttttatattaaaaaattcAACAACAATATTTACCTTATCAATGAATTATAGAACCTAGTCTCCTTTTGAAATTGTTGCTCCATGGTCTTGGCAGATTGTTTGAAGTACCTTGACAaatgctgagagatcccaaaaGGCACAAATGAAGATTGCAGCAGTAAGCACAATAATAAACAGCCTTCAAATGTCAATACAGAGACATTCTCCACTACAGTTCCTTTTCAACTCTAGATATGTTTTGCAAAAGTCGAAATATGCTATCCTATCTAATTACATGGGATAGACATGGCACGGAGCATACCCGAAGGCGCTGGAGCTTGGTGGCGGCAGAGACTGCCATGTCAACTAGTATTTCGTTTGGCTGCGACTTGGGCTTCGTTGTCGAGGCGACTGCCACAGCATCATTTGCCTCAACCTGCAGCATAATTTCAAGCATAGTCAGAAACAGTTACCTGCATGGCATTCACAGAGACTGAAATTGGAATTCGCGAGTATGCATATATCAACCGTGCCAATGAGGTCAATGACAACGGAGAGCTCCTGCTGCGCCTGCTGCAGGCTCTCCATGAGGCCCTGCCACGGCCATGCCTGCTGAGCAGTGTCGGCCTCAGCTGCTTTCTTGGCCTTCTTGGCATCCTTCTCGATGACCCAGGAGAAGTCAATCCGGCGGATGGCTGCAAGGCGCTGCTCCTCGCTGCTGGTATCCCTGCAGCAGCATACACCCCCAGCAAGCACAGAGCAATGGGTAAGCGAGTCAATTCTAGGTGGATTTGAGCGGAATAGCTGAGGGGTTGGCAGGCCAGCTTACGGTGGATAGTGCTCGTTGCCAGCCTCATCGATGGCCTCAAGGCGCTTGATGGGAAGCTTGTCGAGGTCCACTAGCACGTCCCCTTTCTCCATGGCACTCCCCCTTTCCCTTGCTTCCTTGAACTTACTTTACTATTCCAACAAAACAAAATTGGACGGATCAATCTGGCGAACTGAAGACAAGGGCGGACACAGTAGCGGACATGGTCAGATCCGAATGCAAATACAGACGTTAGGGTTTTGGGTGTTCGATTTAAAGACGAAGGACGGGATGGGAAGGGAATGGGAGGGAATACCCCTGTCTGATactcgtcgccggcgaagcgCCCGACGAAGAACTGGCGGGCGGCGCCACTCGCCCTGTCGTCGGCTCGTTGCCACTATGGAAGTCCGAGACCGAGACAGACTgacagagagagaggagggagaaaagCATGGatgggagaagagagagagatagcCGGGCCGGAACAGGGTGTGCTTGGTTCCACTTCGGACAGGCCCACGGCCCGCATGTTCATCCGCATCATtcagcaggagcagaaggcccaGTTGGCCGGCTCGCGAGAAAGGAGGCCTAGCTAAGTTTTTTCCGTCGTCttttttcatttatttattCCTTTTTATTCCACCTTTCTTTTAGACACATTTCTTTTATTAATTCCAGAAATTAATGCCTTTCAAAAATTTCGAATGCTTGATTAAGCATTTTGTGGAAACTGTTTCAACAATTTTTAACATATGTTCAACATTTCATGTTCAAAATGTTGAGATTGTAATGTCAAAATGCATAAAATTGTAAAATTCAAATGTTCAAATGACGATAGATATAAATAGAATAGACTCAAGGGTCTTCTCTTCGCCGCAATTCCACAAACCCCTATTTATAAATGTGGAGGACGCAATATGTGGCATACTGGAGATATTCAGAGGCTACCAGAACATTAGGACTATACTTAAAGTAGAATTTTCCAAGATCAACGACTCTAGGCACGTAAAATAACCTGCAAGAAGATGAAAATACAATTGAAATACTGAAATTCATTTTCCATTCAGATGATCGTATCACATGCTGCACATCAGTGGATATCAGTGTTCTTTCGCATTCTGTTCGCTCAGATCATCGGCTACAATACAAATGAACTGTTTCAATACCACAGCAACTTCGATAAATGGTAAACACGTGGTATACTATTAACAGAACACAAAATCAGGGCACCAGAAGAAGCTGCGACCTTATTAGAGCATATACAATGCATGAAGCAATGGCACAAGAGCCCCCAACGATTTACAGGAGTTCCGAACCACAGCTGCTGAAATGGCCAAACAATATAGTCCGTCATAAACTTAAAATGCAGTAGCTACAACTAAACAGCACAGCAAACACAGCCACTGAGACACTAAATTCTCTAACTACCTAAAGGTTACAGCCATAATCCTCAGAGTGGCAGAGCTAAGGAGCAGTATTAGCAGATGGTTTACTAAGCATCTTGTCAACCTTTGCCAAAAGGCCATGCATGTCCCCCAGAAGCTTATCTGGGACAGGATTTAGCCCATCTGATGAGGTTGCCTTGTTTAAAGCTGAATGACGAGCTGCAATCATCTTCTCAAGGTTCTTCCTAATATCTGTGAGCGGAGGCTTCGAAGCAAGAGATGGTGAAGGCAAAGGTGACGGTGAAGGAGATGGAGAAGGCACACTCAGCTGGATTGGAGGAAGATACTGGAGGCTTACTGTAGCAAACGGAGCCCCAAACTGACCAAGAAGTTCTCGGTCACGGTATGCTGCCTCAGCTTCAGTGCTTTTCCCAAACACAACACGCGCATTGCGGGCAGCTTTTACAATTTCAGTCTGAGACTCTATCAAGTAGCCATACTTGCCAAATGTGGAGAGTAGCTCCTCTCTGGAAGGGACAATGACACCAGGTGTGAACTCCACGAGAATGGCTGCTGGATTATAGAAGTCCTGTgcagttttcttcttctttttattaGGAGTAGGATTAGCAGGAACAGGGCATGTGCCATTCACTACTTCACCAGAGGAATGATTTGATGCAGCTCCAGCAGGTAGCTTCACCTTCTGGACATGGGCTTCATCCTTTGGACAGTCATCTTTGAGTGCATGCCTCAGACTGATTACATCTGTGCCATTAGTGTTCTCTTTCTTAGGCAATTCTGGCACCAGGGCTTGTAGAGAAGCATAAGATTGCTGGACTGTATGCATTTCTACACTTCCAGGCTCTTTATTTTCATCTAAAGGCTGGGCCATGACTTCATGCATAGGAGATGGTCCACTGCCAATGGGCGCACCTGCAACAGCACCTCCCAGATTCTCAACTATGTGAATATTAGCTTCCAACTTTGTTGCTTCCTTTGAAACACTTCTGTCAGGCACACCTGCAACAGCACTTTGCACATTCTTATCTATGCTAGCATCAACTTCTGACTCTGTTGCTTCCTTGGAAACAATTCTTTCAGGAACTGCAACAGCACCTTGCACATTCTTGTCCCTGTGTACACTAGCTTCTGAATCTGTTGATTCCTTCGAAACACGTCCGACAGGGATGTCCACATCAACACTTCGTACACTCACATCTATGTGAATATTAGCTTCTGATTCCGCTGTTTCTGTCTGGACACTTCTGACAGGCCCACCTACAATAACAGTTTGCATATTAGTTTCTGACTTTGTTCCCTCCAATTTAGTATCATTGTATTTTGCGGTTTCTTCAGGCAGCTTATTGCCCATGGCCTGAGGTTTTTCCAGAATAGATTTATAACTCTCTTGGACCTGCTCCTGCCCTGGTTTTATTGCCTCAGGAACTGTAGCTGAACTAGAACATTTGAAAAGTGATGGTTTGCTCTTCTCATCCTGAACTATACCCCTTGCGCTGCTTCCTACCTTCATTACGGTTCTTGTATCTTCTGCTTTCACTTGCCTGATAGGAATCGCAGGGGTAATTGGTATACCAGAGCCAAGTGTACCAGCAGGAGAGGTCTTCTCCCGCTTCTTCCTCTTGATGGAAGAGCCACCACTCCCATCTCCATCTTTTTTTCTGCCCCTCTTTGACACACGCTTGTCTTGTTCAAGAACAGGATGTGTATCAGAAACCAGACCTGGAGCAATATCCATGCTGACATTTCTCAAGGTATGCGCCACTGGACACTCATGCGCCTTATAAGACGCACTGTCATCACCCTCTATGAATATTGAGCTTCTAAATAAACCGAGAAATCCCTCTGTAGCCTCTGGAAAAACGCCCATATGGTGGGGGTCCTTCCCTAAGCCCCGTACCAGCAGCAAGACATCTTCGACAACAATGCTGTCTGACAATGGCAATACCTTACTGTCATCTTCAGCGGCTTTGAGCACAGATGCCTTCGAATCAACCGGCTTACGGGGAAGCACAACCACGCCCAAGTCGGTGTATGGTGGCGAGAGGTACTTGCTCTTCTTCCGCTCCCGCTTCCTGGACGTTACAGGCCCAGGGCTGTCACTCTTGTCCTGATCCTCCCCCACATCCAACTCCATCACTGCAGTGACACTGCGCTTCTTCAGCACTGGTGTCTCCTCTGCTCTCTTCAACGGCATGTGGTCGTCCTGAGCGAGCCAATCATCAGCATCTCTATCTTCGCCGGCGGGCACGTCAAGGTCGATCTTGTCCACAAGGTCCTCGAGCGGGCGCCGCGGGTAGTGCTGCGCACCATTTGGACCCCATCCCTCCCCGAACGCGCGGACCCAGCTCTTGAGCCTGGCGCGGTCCACCAGGCCGACGGGGGAGGCGCGCGCGCCCAATGCGGCCACACGGAGCGCCGCGAGGAACTCCGCGGGCTCCAGGTTGGCGACCCCGACGACGGCGCAGCCCTCCTCcccgggcggcgggggcgggacgCAGGCGCAGGTGAGCTGGGCGCGCAGGGCCGCGACGGCGCGCGCGTGGGCCTCCTCGACGGCCGCGAGGAAGCCACGCGCGGTGCTGCCCCGGGCCATCGCGTCGGCGTCGGGGTCCGCGAAGCGCCGGACCTGCGCGGGAGGGGCCGGCGTCGCGCCGGagccgccggcagcggcggcggcgggttctcCGAAGTAGCAGACCTCCGCGGCCCGGGCTGTGGAGGagtcggcggcggggcaggcGGCGAGCATGCGCGCGGGCCACCAGCAGTGGCGGCGGGGCTTGGAAGGCTTGGCCCAGACGAGCTCcccggcggctagggtttgggccgCCGCGTCCGCGTCGGAGGCTGGGGTTTTGGCCTCCATCGGCGCGAGAGGAGCGGAATGGGGGACGCGATGCGGCGCGAGTGGCGTGAGGAGCGGTGGGTGTGGGTGGAGAGGGCGGATCGGATTCGGTTGGGAATAGGGAGTGggagcggcgctggcggcggccgagctGTGGGGTAGAGGGGGACGCGCCGCCGGGCGGAACGGAGAAGGGAATCagtgggggtggggggcgcGGAAACCTAGCCGCCTTCaccgcccccggcggcggcggcggcggcgctgagggtCGCCCGTGCGGGTGGGTGGCGCGGTATCGGGGCGTGAGCGAGTCACGGGGACCGAGCGAGTGATGAGTGGGGGGTTGGCAAGGGAacgacgggggggggggggggggtggcgcggCGCGAAAGGGCTGGTGCGTGCGCGGTGCGCCCCATTTGTCTGGGGAATCCACCACGACCACGCAGTAGGCGTGACGCGGTACGGCTGCGACGGGAGCCCAGGTGCTCAGGTGGTCCGCGGCGCACCGTCTCAGCTTGGCGGCTCGGTCAGCTCGGGTAGTCGTGGGCAGGGTTTTAATATCCGACCGGTGCCCGGTAACCGTCGGCCTCCGGTACcagtataccggtccggtttggccggttaccggtcggaatcggtggaattcaaatttgaattcaaatggcgcagttcaaccggttcgtaccggtataccggtcggtttgactggtaaccggtcaaattcaa
This genomic interval carries:
- the LOC120672555 gene encoding mediator of RNA polymerase II transcription subunit 17-like isoform X2, which codes for MEKGDVLVDLDKLPIKRLEAIDEAGNEHYPPDTSSEEQRLAAIRRIDFSWVIEKDAKKAKKAAEADTAQQAWPWQGLMESLQQAQQELSVVIDLIGTVEANDAVAVASTTKPKSQPNEILVDMAVSAATKLQRLRHLSRYFKQSAKTMEQQFQKETRFYNSLIRLQQNWKVKRQRVVGSGPGSEGFMFDLVDSYQLDTTTMPRISPLSLVPIDQDSSGTLSVQIPQKSFRSLSLQFYGDSTNSAEGRASKKKEGTLSSTSSEAEKDALENDDVNKSVKQAHSILRDIHKTIFEEQVFDMVIRETFTQSQGINVTGMCEDFLQLAIGQECSLCLSLVPSGQNSDSETVGQEDHMDSEYSGNLAVATVNGKHYFSNKDLRGFPNPKSLEIYLLHMFHANIVRKIREKSRLVVRYQSPAQAAPEECGLLGHFCMTVAHKIFSNKVHLELESVVSRVHYLHLCSLPTWHSRTSSWSLCLKVPQPILAADRITKPSDNNEPKYKSRSQFNTKVILKDGQISLMGEGSPSIAGSLTGKPSNGRLINSYNCDLEDLPMMLLQQVASQVIHWLHEEAMVLGMNVTRDFLCLYFDLDQGETLGLVAHVDPDDAYGCISWYLTVDHPTEEGKMSADNPELEKRRFLGYLSLEVLYSTLMDLIKLCSTGVKH
- the LOC120672555 gene encoding mediator of RNA polymerase II transcription subunit 17-like isoform X1 yields the protein MLFSLLSLCQSVSVSDFHSGNEPTTGRVAPPASSSSGASPATSIRQGKFKEARERGSAMEKGDVLVDLDKLPIKRLEAIDEAGNEHYPPDTSSEEQRLAAIRRIDFSWVIEKDAKKAKKAAEADTAQQAWPWQGLMESLQQAQQELSVVIDLIGTVEANDAVAVASTTKPKSQPNEILVDMAVSAATKLQRLRHLSRYFKQSAKTMEQQFQKETRFYNSLIRLQQNWKVKRQRVVGSGPGSEGFMFDLVDSYQLDTTTMPRISPLSLVPIDQDSSGTLSVQIPQKSFRSLSLQFYGDSTNSAEGRASKKKEGTLSSTSSEAEKDALENDDVNKSVKQAHSILRDIHKTIFEEQVFDMVIRETFTQSQGINVTGMCEDFLQLAIGQECSLCLSLVPSGQNSDSETVGQEDHMDSEYSGNLAVATVNGKHYFSNKDLRGFPNPKSLEIYLLHMFHANIVRKIREKSRLVVRYQSPAQAAPEECGLLGHFCMTVAHKIFSNKVHLELESVVSRVHYLHLCSLPTWHSRTSSWSLCLKVPQPILAADRITKPSDNNEPKYKSRSQFNTKVILKDGQISLMGEGSPSIAGSLTGKPSNGRLINSYNCDLEDLPMMLLQQVASQVIHWLHEEAMVLGMNVTRDFLCLYFDLDQGETLGLVAHVDPDDAYGCISWYLTVDHPTEEGKMSADNPELEKRRFLGYLSLEVLYSTLMDLIKLCSTGVKH
- the LOC120671984 gene encoding uncharacterized protein LOC120671984 — its product is MEAKTPASDADAAAQTLAAGELVWAKPSKPRRHCWWPARMLAACPAADSSTARAAEVCYFGEPAAAAAGGSGATPAPPAQVRRFADPDADAMARGSTARGFLAAVEEAHARAVAALRAQLTCACVPPPPPGEEGCAVVGVANLEPAEFLAALRVAALGARASPVGLVDRARLKSWVRAFGEGWGPNGAQHYPRRPLEDLVDKIDLDVPAGEDRDADDWLAQDDHMPLKRAEETPVLKKRSVTAVMELDVGEDQDKSDSPGPVTSRKRERKKSKYLSPPYTDLGVVVLPRKPVDSKASVLKAAEDDSKVLPLSDSIVVEDVLLLVRGLGKDPHHMGVFPEATEGFLGLFRSSIFIEGDDSASYKAHECPVAHTLRNVSMDIAPGLVSDTHPVLEQDKRVSKRGRKKDGDGSGGSSIKRKKREKTSPAGTLGSGIPITPAIPIRQVKAEDTRTVMKVGSSARGIVQDEKSKPSLFKCSSSATVPEAIKPGQEQVQESYKSILEKPQAMGNKLPEETAKYNDTKLEGTKSETNMQTVIVGGPVRSVQTETAESEANIHIDVSVRSVDVDIPVGRVSKESTDSEASVHRDKNVQGAVAVPERIVSKEATESEVDASIDKNVQSAVAGVPDRSVSKEATKLEANIHIVENLGGAVAGAPIGSGPSPMHEVMAQPLDENKEPGSVEMHTVQQSYASLQALVPELPKKENTNGTDVISLRHALKDDCPKDEAHVQKVKLPAGAASNHSSGEVVNGTCPVPANPTPNKKKKKTAQDFYNPAAILVEFTPGVIVPSREELLSTFGKYGYLIESQTEIVKAARNARVVFGKSTEAEAAYRDRELLGQFGAPFATVSLQYLPPIQLSVPSPSPSPSPLPSPSLASKPPLTDIRKNLEKMIAARHSALNKATSSDGLNPVPDKLLGDMHGLLAKVDKMLSKPSANTAP